In Juglans regia cultivar Chandler chromosome 13, Walnut 2.0, whole genome shotgun sequence, the following proteins share a genomic window:
- the LOC108979104 gene encoding high affinity nitrate transporter 2.5-like: MEVESKPHIKFALPVDSEHKATEFSLFSVSAPHMRAFHLSWISFFACFVSSFAAPPLLPIIRDNLNLTSTDIGNAGIASVSGAVFARVAMGTACDLFGPRLASASLILLTAPAVYFTSLASSPISFLLVRFFTGFSLATFVSTQFWMSSMFSAPVVGTANGVAAGWGNLGGGATQLIMPLVFGIIRDIGAVKFTAWRIAFFIPALFQTLAAFFILIFGQDMPDGNFHGLQKSGDKPKDKFSWVFYYGVTNYRGWILALTYGYCFGVELTVDNIIAEYFFDRFNLKLQTAGMIAASFGLANLFSRPAGGFLSDLMAKRFGMRGRIWALWTVQTLGGLLCVVLGQVGSLSASIVVMIAFSVFVQAACGLTFGVVPFVSRRSLGVVSGMTGGGGNVGAVLTQLIFFRGSRYSKETGITLMGVMMICCTLPLCLIHFPQWGGMFCGPSTKTHATEEDYYLSEWNSNEKEKGFHKASLKFAENSVRERGRKEDSVTRPSDETLPAHV; encoded by the exons ATGGAAGTAGAATCAAAACCTCATATTAAGTTTGCGCTCCCGGTCGACTCAGAACACAAGGCCACCGAATTCAGCTTATTCTCAGTTTCAGCACCTCACATGCGAGCATTTCATCTGTCTTGGATTTCCTTCTTTGCTTGTTTTGTGTCTTCTTTTGCCGCTCCACCGCTACTCCCAATCATTCGAGATAACCTCAACCTCACATCCACTGATATTGGCAATGCAGGAATTGCATCAGTCTCTGGTGCAGTCTTTGCCAGGGTTGCCATGGGGACTGCCTGCGACTTGTTTGGACCCCGCCTCGCCTCTGCATCACTCATCCTCCTCACTGCACCAGCAGTTTACTTTACTTCCCTTGCCTCCTCTCCTATATCTTTCCTCCTCGTACGCTTCTTCACGGGCTTCTCCCTTGCCACTTTTGTCTCGACTCAATTCTGGATGAGCTCTATGTTCTCTGCTCCAGTAGTTGGAACCGCCAATGGCGTTGCAGCTGGATGGGGAAACCTGGGCGGCGGAGCAACACAACTCATCATGCCCCTTGTGTTTGGCATCATTCGTGACATTGGTGCTGTCAAATTTACGGCTTGGCGAATTGCCTTCTTCATTCCTGCTCTGTTTCAAACATTAGCGGCGTTCTTTATTTTGATCTTTGGGCAGGACATGCCCGACGGGAACTTCCACGGCCTGCAGAAATCTGGAGATAAGCCGAAGGATAAATTTTCATGGGTGTTCTATTATGGGGTCACGAATTATAGAGGGTGGATTCTGGCCTTGACTTACGGCTACTGCTTTGGGGTAGAACTGACTGTGGACAACATTATAGCAGAGTACTTTTTTGACCGATTCAATCTAAAACTCCAAACTGCAGGAATGATAGCAGCAAGTTTCGGGCTAGCAAACCTGTTCTCTAGACCTGCAGGAGGATTTCTCTCGGATTTAATGGCAAAGAGGTTCGGAATGAGGGGAAGGATCTGGGCCTTGTGGACGGTGCAGACCTTGGGAGGTTTGCTTTGTGTAGTTCTTGGACAGGTGGGATCTTTAAGTGCATCCATCGTCGTGATGATTGCATTCTCTGTGTTTGTCCAAGCTGCATGTGGACTGACATTCGGGGTGGTGCCTTTTGTTTCTCGCAG GTCACTTGGGGTCGTATCTGGTATGACAGGGGGTGGTGGAAATGTAGGGGCAGTTCTGACGCAACTAATTTTCTTCAGAGGATCCAGATATTCAAAAGAAACAGGAATAACTCTAATGGGTGTCATGATGATATGCTGCACCCTTCCATTATGCTTAATACACTTCCCACAATGGGGTGGCATGTTTTGTGGCCCATCAACTAAAACGCATGCTACAGAGGAAGATTATTACCTGTCTGAATGGAACTCAAATGAGAAGGAGAAAGGTTTTCACAAAGCAAGCTTGAAATTTGCAGAGAATAGCGTAAGAGAGAGAGGCAGAAAAGAAGACTCTGTAACCCGACCCTCTGATGAGACCTTACCGGCACATGTTTAG